In Glycine max cultivar Williams 82 chromosome 7, Glycine_max_v4.0, whole genome shotgun sequence, a single window of DNA contains:
- the LOC100783377 gene encoding pleiotropic drug resistance protein 1 isoform X1, translated as MEGSDIYRARNSLRANSSTVWRNSIMEAFSRSSRHEEDNDEEALKWAALEKLPTYNRLRKGLLTTSRGVANEIDITELGFQERQKLLDRLINVAEEDNETLLLKLKERIDRVGIDIPTIEVRYEHLNVEAEAYVGSRALPTFLNFVTNMVESFFTSLHILSGKKKHVTILRDVSGIIKPRRMALLLGPPSSGKTTLLLALSGKLDPTLKVSGRVNYNGHEMNEFVPQRTAAYISQHDVHIGEMTVRETLAFSARCQGVGTRYDLLSELARREKEAKIKPDPDIDVYMKAAATGGQEASLVTDYVLKILGLDICADTMMGDEMLRGISGGQRKRVTTGEMLVGPANALFMDEISTGLDSSTTFQIVKSLRQYVHILNGTAVISLLQPAPETYELFDDIVLISDGQIVYQGPREYVLEFFEYVGFQCPERKGVADFLQEVTSRKDQEQYWIHRDESYRFVTVTEFAEAFQSFHVGRRIGEELATPFDKSKSHPAALTTKKYGVNKKELLKANFSREYLLMKRNSFVYIFKLFQLTILAILTMTMFLRTEMHRNSLNDGGVYTGALFFAVVILMFNGLAEISMTIVKLPIFYKQRDLLFYPSWAYAIPSWILKIPITFIEAAVWVFLTYYVIGFDPNVGRLLKQYLVLLLINQMSSGLFRAIAALGRNMIVASTFGSFALLVLFALGGFVLSRNDIKNWWIWGYWISPLMYGQNAIVVNEFLGDSWNHFTPNSNKTLGIQILESRGFFTHAYWYWIGIGALIGFMILFNIIYTLALTYLNPYDTPQTTITEESESGMTNGIAESAGRAIAVMSSSHKKKRGMILPFEPYSITFDQIVYSVDMPLEMKDQGVREDRLVLLKGVSGAFRPGVLTALMGVSGAGKTTLMDVLAGRKTGGYIEGNIKVSGYPKRQETFARISGYCEQNDIHSPHVTVYESLVYSAWLRLPAEVEAYTRKMFIEEVMELVELNPLRNSLVGLPGVNGLSTEQRKRLTIAVELVANPSIIFMDEPTSGLDARAAAIVMRTVRNTVDTGRTVVCTIHQPSIDIFEAFDELFLMKRGGQEIYVGPLGRHSSQMIKYFESIEGVGKIKDGYNPATWMLEVTTPAQELNLGVDFHEIYRNSGLCRRNKRLISELGNPAPGSKDLHFPTQYPQSLLVQCLACLWKQHWSYWRNPPYTAVRFLSTTVTAVLFGTMFWDLGGKYSSRQDLFNAMGSMYNAVLFVGVQNSASVQPVVAIERTVFYRERAAGMYSALPYALAQVIIELPYVFVQATSYSVIVYAMMGFEWTLQKFFWYVFFMYFTLCYFTFYGMMTVAVTPNHHVASVVASAFYGIWNLFSGFVIARPSIPVWWRWYYWACPVAWTIYGLVASQFGDITNVMKSENMSVQEFIRSHLGIKHDFVGVSAIMVSGFAVLFVIIFAVSIKAFNFQRR; from the exons ATGGAGGGGAGTGATATATATAGAGCAAGGAATAGTTTACGTGCTAACAGTTCTACAGTTTGGAGAAACAGTATAATGGAGGCTTTTTCAAGGTCCTCGCGGCATGAAGAAGACAACGATGAAGAAGCTCTGAAATGGGCTGCACTTGAGAAACTCCCCACTTACAACCGTTTGAGGAAAGGGTTGTTGACCACTtcgcgtggagtcgccaacgAGATTGATATAACTGAACTTGGATTTCAAGAAAGACAGAAACTGTTGGACAGGTTGATCAATGTTGCTGAAGAGGACAATGAGACGTTACTATTGAAGCTCAAGGAACGAATTGACAG agTTGGGATTGATATTCCAACAATTGAAGTTCGATATGAGCATTTAAATGTTGAGGCAGAGGCTTACGTGGGAAGCAGAGCTTTGCCAACCTTCCTGAACTTCGTTACTAATATGGTGGAG AGTTTCtttacttctctccatattctCTCAGGCAAAAAGAAACATGTTACTATCCTTAGGGATGTTAGTGGAATCATCAAACCTCGCAGGATGGCACTACTTCTGGGTCCTCCAAGTTCAGGAAAGACCACACTCCTTTTGGCCCTTTCAGGAAAACTTGATCCAACTCTAAAG GTGTCAGGGAGAGTGAATTATAATGGGCATGAAATGAACGAGTTTGTTCCTCAGAGAACAGCTGCATACATTAGCCAGCATGATGTTCACATTGGAGAAATGACAGTGAGGGAAACCTTGGCATTCTCAGCAAGGTGCCAAGGGGTTGGAACACGTTATG ACTTGCTATCTGAGTTGgctagaagagaaaaagaagcaaaGATCAAGCCAGACCCGGATATTGATGTCTACATGAAG GCAGCTGCAACAGGAGGCCAGGAGGCAAGTTTGGTAACAGATTATGTACTGAAG ATTTTGGGGTTGGATATATGTGCTGATACAATGATGGGGGATGAAATGTTGCGCGGTATATCTGGAGGACAAAGGAAGCGGGTTACTACAGGGGAGATGTTGGTTGGACCAGCAAATGCTCTATTTATGGATGAAATATCAACTGGTTTAGACAGTTCCACAACTTTCCAAATTGTGAAGTCACTTAGGCAATATGTTCACATTCTTAATGGAACTGCAGTTATCTCTCTACTCCAGCCAGCACCGGAGACTTATGAACTTTTTGATGACATTGTTCTTATATCTGATGGTCAAATTGTCTACCAAGGACCCCGTGAGTATGTTCTTGAATTTTTTGAATATGTGGGTTTCCAATGTCCTGAGAGGAAAGGCGTAGCTGACTTTCTACAAGAA GTAACTTCAAGAAAGGATCAAGAGCAGTATTGGATTCACAGAGATGAATCATACAGGTTTGTAACTGTTACTGAATTTGCTGAGGCATTTCAGTCATTCCATGTTGGTAGGAGAATTGGAGAAGAGCTTGCAACTCCTTTTGACAAGTCCAAGAGCCACCCAGCAGCATTAACCACTAAAAAGTATGGTGTTAACAAGAAGGAATTGTTAAAGGCTAACTTCTCAAGAGAGTATTTGCTTATGAAAAGGAATTCATTTGTTTACATCTTCAAGCTGTTCCAA CTTACAATCCTGGCAATATTGACCATGACAATGTTTCTGCGAACTGAGATGCACCGTAATTCCTTGAATGATGGAGGTGTTTATACTGGTGCTCTATTTTTCGCAGTAGTAATTCTTATGTTTAATGGACTGGCTGAGATTTCAATGACCATTGTAAAGCTTCCCATTTTCTACAAGCAACGAGACCTTCTATTTTATCCTTCATGGGCATATGCCATTCCCTCATGGATCCTCAAGATTCCTATTACATTTATAGAGGCTGCTGTTTGGGTATTTCTCACCTACTATGTAATTGGATTTGATCCAAATGTTGGGAG GTTGTTAAAGCAGTACCTTGTGCTACTATTGATAAACCAAATGTCTTCTGGATTGTTTCGAGCTATTGCAGCACTGGGTAGGAACATGATTGTAGCCAGCACATTTGGGTCCTTTGCACTTCTCGTTCTATTTGCATTAGGTGGCTTCGTTCTGTCAAGAA ATGATATCAAGAACTGGTGGATTTGGGGTTACTGGATTTCACCTTTAATGTATGGACAGAATGCAATAGTGGTGAATGAATTCCTTGGAGATAGTTGGAACCAC TTCACCCCAAATTCAAATAAgacgttgggaattcaaattttggaGTCCCGTGGGTTCTTCACACATGCATATTGGTATTGGATAGGAATTGGGGCGTTGATTGGATTTATGATCCTTTTCAACATTATATACACTTTGGCTCTCACTTACCTCAATC CATATGATACGCCACAGACAACAATAACTGAAGAATCAGAAAGCGGTATGACTAATGGGATAGCAGAAAGTGCTGGAAGAGCTATTGCTGTTATGAGTTCTagccacaaaaagaaaagaggaatgattcttccttttgaacCATATTCTATCACATTTGATCAAATAGTTTACTCTGTTGATATGCCACTG GAAATGAAGGATCAAGGTGTAAGGGAGGACAGGTTGGTGCTTTTGAAAGGTGTTAGTGGTGCATTTAGGCCTGGTGTTCTCACTGCCTTGATGGGTGTAAGTGGTGCTGGTAAAACTACATTGATGGATGTTTTAGCCGGAAGGAAAACTGGTGGGTATATTGAGGGAAACATAAAAGTTTCTGGCTACCCCAAAAGGCAAGAAACGTTTGCTCGTATTTCTGGTTATTGTGAGCAGAACGATATCCACTCTCCTCATGTTACTGTCTATGAGTCGTTGGTCTACTCTGCATGGCTTCGTTTACCTGCAGAAGTTGAAGCCTACACTAGAAAG ATGTTCATTGAGGAAGTCATGGAACTCGTGGAGTTGAACCCATTGAGGAACTCACTGGTTGGCTTGCCTGGTGTGAATGGTCTCTCAACAGAACAACGCAAGAGGCTAACAATAGCAGTTGAATTAGTGGCTAATCCGTCCATAATTTTCATGGATGAGCCTACTTCAGGGTTAGATGCTAGGGCCGCTGCAATTGTTATGAGAACTGTTAGGAACACAGTTGACACAGGAAGAACAGTTGTTTGCACCATCCATCAGCCAAGCATTGACATATTTGAAGCTTTTGATGAG TTATTCCTAATGAAGCGGGGAGGGCAAGAAATATACGTTGGGCCATTGGGACGTCATTCTAGTCAAATGATCAAGTATTTTGAG AGCATTGAAGGGGTTGGTAAAATCAAAGATGGCTACAACCCGGCAACTTGGATGTTGGAAGTCACAACTCCAGCACAAGAACTTAATTTAGGTGttgattttcatgaaatatACAGAAATTCTGGGCTGTGCAG GAGAAACAAGCGACTTATATCTGAACTAGGGAACCCCGCTCCTGGTTCAAAAGATCTTCATTTTCCTACTCAATATCCTCAGTCACTTTTGGTTCAATGCCTAGCTTGCTTATGGAAACAACATTGGTCATATTGGCGCAATCCGCCATACACTGCTGTGAGATTTCTATCAACTACTGTCACAGCCGTGTTGTTTGGAACAATGTTCTGGGACCTTGGAGGCAAATA CTCTAGCAGACAGGACCTATTTAATGCCATGGGTTCTATGTATAATGCTGTTCTCTTTGTTGGGGTCCAAAATTCTGCCTCTGTACAACCAGTGGTAGCCATTGAAAGAACTGTCTTTTATAGAGAAAGAGCTGCCGGAATGTATTCTGCCTTGCCTTATGCACTTGCACAA GTTATAATAGAGCTACCTTATGTTTTTGTGCAAGCTACATCATATTCTGTCATAGTTTATGCTATGATGGGATTTGAATGGACATTACAGAAGTTCTTTTGGTACGTGTTTTTCATGTACTTCACATTGTGCTACTTCACCTTCTATGGCATGATGACTGTGGCAGTTACACCAAATCACCATGTCGCTTCAGTTGTGGCTTCTGCATTTTATGGAATTTGGAACCTCTTTTCAGGGTTTGTCATTGCACGACCA AGCATTCCTGTGTGGTGGAGGTGGTACTATTGGGCATGTCCAGTGGCCTGGACCATATACGGGTTGGTTGCCTCGCAGTTTGGGGATATAACCAATGTGATGAAATCAGAAAATATGTCAGTGCAAGAGTTCATAAGAAGTCATTTGGGTATCAAACATGATTTCGTAGGAGTTTCAGCAATTATGGTTTCTGGGTTTGCAGtgctatttgttattatttttgctgTCTCAATCAAGGCCTTCAACTTCCAAAGGCGATAG
- the LOC100783377 gene encoding pleiotropic drug resistance protein 1 isoform X2, whose amino-acid sequence MNEFVPQRTAAYISQHDVHIGEMTVRETLAFSARCQGVGTRYDLLSELARREKEAKIKPDPDIDVYMKAAATGGQEASLVTDYVLKILGLDICADTMMGDEMLRGISGGQRKRVTTGEMLVGPANALFMDEISTGLDSSTTFQIVKSLRQYVHILNGTAVISLLQPAPETYELFDDIVLISDGQIVYQGPREYVLEFFEYVGFQCPERKGVADFLQEVTSRKDQEQYWIHRDESYRFVTVTEFAEAFQSFHVGRRIGEELATPFDKSKSHPAALTTKKYGVNKKELLKANFSREYLLMKRNSFVYIFKLFQLTILAILTMTMFLRTEMHRNSLNDGGVYTGALFFAVVILMFNGLAEISMTIVKLPIFYKQRDLLFYPSWAYAIPSWILKIPITFIEAAVWVFLTYYVIGFDPNVGRLLKQYLVLLLINQMSSGLFRAIAALGRNMIVASTFGSFALLVLFALGGFVLSRNDIKNWWIWGYWISPLMYGQNAIVVNEFLGDSWNHFTPNSNKTLGIQILESRGFFTHAYWYWIGIGALIGFMILFNIIYTLALTYLNPYDTPQTTITEESESGMTNGIAESAGRAIAVMSSSHKKKRGMILPFEPYSITFDQIVYSVDMPLEMKDQGVREDRLVLLKGVSGAFRPGVLTALMGVSGAGKTTLMDVLAGRKTGGYIEGNIKVSGYPKRQETFARISGYCEQNDIHSPHVTVYESLVYSAWLRLPAEVEAYTRKMFIEEVMELVELNPLRNSLVGLPGVNGLSTEQRKRLTIAVELVANPSIIFMDEPTSGLDARAAAIVMRTVRNTVDTGRTVVCTIHQPSIDIFEAFDELFLMKRGGQEIYVGPLGRHSSQMIKYFESIEGVGKIKDGYNPATWMLEVTTPAQELNLGVDFHEIYRNSGLCRRNKRLISELGNPAPGSKDLHFPTQYPQSLLVQCLACLWKQHWSYWRNPPYTAVRFLSTTVTAVLFGTMFWDLGGKYSSRQDLFNAMGSMYNAVLFVGVQNSASVQPVVAIERTVFYRERAAGMYSALPYALAQVIIELPYVFVQATSYSVIVYAMMGFEWTLQKFFWYVFFMYFTLCYFTFYGMMTVAVTPNHHVASVVASAFYGIWNLFSGFVIARPSIPVWWRWYYWACPVAWTIYGLVASQFGDITNVMKSENMSVQEFIRSHLGIKHDFVGVSAIMVSGFAVLFVIIFAVSIKAFNFQRR is encoded by the exons ATGAACGAGTTTGTTCCTCAGAGAACAGCTGCATACATTAGCCAGCATGATGTTCACATTGGAGAAATGACAGTGAGGGAAACCTTGGCATTCTCAGCAAGGTGCCAAGGGGTTGGAACACGTTATG ACTTGCTATCTGAGTTGgctagaagagaaaaagaagcaaaGATCAAGCCAGACCCGGATATTGATGTCTACATGAAG GCAGCTGCAACAGGAGGCCAGGAGGCAAGTTTGGTAACAGATTATGTACTGAAG ATTTTGGGGTTGGATATATGTGCTGATACAATGATGGGGGATGAAATGTTGCGCGGTATATCTGGAGGACAAAGGAAGCGGGTTACTACAGGGGAGATGTTGGTTGGACCAGCAAATGCTCTATTTATGGATGAAATATCAACTGGTTTAGACAGTTCCACAACTTTCCAAATTGTGAAGTCACTTAGGCAATATGTTCACATTCTTAATGGAACTGCAGTTATCTCTCTACTCCAGCCAGCACCGGAGACTTATGAACTTTTTGATGACATTGTTCTTATATCTGATGGTCAAATTGTCTACCAAGGACCCCGTGAGTATGTTCTTGAATTTTTTGAATATGTGGGTTTCCAATGTCCTGAGAGGAAAGGCGTAGCTGACTTTCTACAAGAA GTAACTTCAAGAAAGGATCAAGAGCAGTATTGGATTCACAGAGATGAATCATACAGGTTTGTAACTGTTACTGAATTTGCTGAGGCATTTCAGTCATTCCATGTTGGTAGGAGAATTGGAGAAGAGCTTGCAACTCCTTTTGACAAGTCCAAGAGCCACCCAGCAGCATTAACCACTAAAAAGTATGGTGTTAACAAGAAGGAATTGTTAAAGGCTAACTTCTCAAGAGAGTATTTGCTTATGAAAAGGAATTCATTTGTTTACATCTTCAAGCTGTTCCAA CTTACAATCCTGGCAATATTGACCATGACAATGTTTCTGCGAACTGAGATGCACCGTAATTCCTTGAATGATGGAGGTGTTTATACTGGTGCTCTATTTTTCGCAGTAGTAATTCTTATGTTTAATGGACTGGCTGAGATTTCAATGACCATTGTAAAGCTTCCCATTTTCTACAAGCAACGAGACCTTCTATTTTATCCTTCATGGGCATATGCCATTCCCTCATGGATCCTCAAGATTCCTATTACATTTATAGAGGCTGCTGTTTGGGTATTTCTCACCTACTATGTAATTGGATTTGATCCAAATGTTGGGAG GTTGTTAAAGCAGTACCTTGTGCTACTATTGATAAACCAAATGTCTTCTGGATTGTTTCGAGCTATTGCAGCACTGGGTAGGAACATGATTGTAGCCAGCACATTTGGGTCCTTTGCACTTCTCGTTCTATTTGCATTAGGTGGCTTCGTTCTGTCAAGAA ATGATATCAAGAACTGGTGGATTTGGGGTTACTGGATTTCACCTTTAATGTATGGACAGAATGCAATAGTGGTGAATGAATTCCTTGGAGATAGTTGGAACCAC TTCACCCCAAATTCAAATAAgacgttgggaattcaaattttggaGTCCCGTGGGTTCTTCACACATGCATATTGGTATTGGATAGGAATTGGGGCGTTGATTGGATTTATGATCCTTTTCAACATTATATACACTTTGGCTCTCACTTACCTCAATC CATATGATACGCCACAGACAACAATAACTGAAGAATCAGAAAGCGGTATGACTAATGGGATAGCAGAAAGTGCTGGAAGAGCTATTGCTGTTATGAGTTCTagccacaaaaagaaaagaggaatgattcttccttttgaacCATATTCTATCACATTTGATCAAATAGTTTACTCTGTTGATATGCCACTG GAAATGAAGGATCAAGGTGTAAGGGAGGACAGGTTGGTGCTTTTGAAAGGTGTTAGTGGTGCATTTAGGCCTGGTGTTCTCACTGCCTTGATGGGTGTAAGTGGTGCTGGTAAAACTACATTGATGGATGTTTTAGCCGGAAGGAAAACTGGTGGGTATATTGAGGGAAACATAAAAGTTTCTGGCTACCCCAAAAGGCAAGAAACGTTTGCTCGTATTTCTGGTTATTGTGAGCAGAACGATATCCACTCTCCTCATGTTACTGTCTATGAGTCGTTGGTCTACTCTGCATGGCTTCGTTTACCTGCAGAAGTTGAAGCCTACACTAGAAAG ATGTTCATTGAGGAAGTCATGGAACTCGTGGAGTTGAACCCATTGAGGAACTCACTGGTTGGCTTGCCTGGTGTGAATGGTCTCTCAACAGAACAACGCAAGAGGCTAACAATAGCAGTTGAATTAGTGGCTAATCCGTCCATAATTTTCATGGATGAGCCTACTTCAGGGTTAGATGCTAGGGCCGCTGCAATTGTTATGAGAACTGTTAGGAACACAGTTGACACAGGAAGAACAGTTGTTTGCACCATCCATCAGCCAAGCATTGACATATTTGAAGCTTTTGATGAG TTATTCCTAATGAAGCGGGGAGGGCAAGAAATATACGTTGGGCCATTGGGACGTCATTCTAGTCAAATGATCAAGTATTTTGAG AGCATTGAAGGGGTTGGTAAAATCAAAGATGGCTACAACCCGGCAACTTGGATGTTGGAAGTCACAACTCCAGCACAAGAACTTAATTTAGGTGttgattttcatgaaatatACAGAAATTCTGGGCTGTGCAG GAGAAACAAGCGACTTATATCTGAACTAGGGAACCCCGCTCCTGGTTCAAAAGATCTTCATTTTCCTACTCAATATCCTCAGTCACTTTTGGTTCAATGCCTAGCTTGCTTATGGAAACAACATTGGTCATATTGGCGCAATCCGCCATACACTGCTGTGAGATTTCTATCAACTACTGTCACAGCCGTGTTGTTTGGAACAATGTTCTGGGACCTTGGAGGCAAATA CTCTAGCAGACAGGACCTATTTAATGCCATGGGTTCTATGTATAATGCTGTTCTCTTTGTTGGGGTCCAAAATTCTGCCTCTGTACAACCAGTGGTAGCCATTGAAAGAACTGTCTTTTATAGAGAAAGAGCTGCCGGAATGTATTCTGCCTTGCCTTATGCACTTGCACAA GTTATAATAGAGCTACCTTATGTTTTTGTGCAAGCTACATCATATTCTGTCATAGTTTATGCTATGATGGGATTTGAATGGACATTACAGAAGTTCTTTTGGTACGTGTTTTTCATGTACTTCACATTGTGCTACTTCACCTTCTATGGCATGATGACTGTGGCAGTTACACCAAATCACCATGTCGCTTCAGTTGTGGCTTCTGCATTTTATGGAATTTGGAACCTCTTTTCAGGGTTTGTCATTGCACGACCA AGCATTCCTGTGTGGTGGAGGTGGTACTATTGGGCATGTCCAGTGGCCTGGACCATATACGGGTTGGTTGCCTCGCAGTTTGGGGATATAACCAATGTGATGAAATCAGAAAATATGTCAGTGCAAGAGTTCATAAGAAGTCATTTGGGTATCAAACATGATTTCGTAGGAGTTTCAGCAATTATGGTTTCTGGGTTTGCAGtgctatttgttattatttttgctgTCTCAATCAAGGCCTTCAACTTCCAAAGGCGATAG